The Caballeronia sp. TF1N1 genome includes a window with the following:
- a CDS encoding amidohydrolase family protein, with the protein MDCTCCISPKRRRLLGTMAALAGGFASGLPNASARANATVKGKSIDIHAHYYPESYCELVGSDGDKFGGKFTCDASTFSFQTPAGGLGPLPLKFIRIDERLADMDASGVDVQALSLSVPMAYWADRAFNAKLATTWNTAASAVHVQHPTRFVVLATLPMLNAHDAIDELERASELPGVSGVYMGTNINNRDLDDPLFEPVFARIEQLDLPVFLHPQQTVGGARLTDFYLSNLLGNPFDTAIAGSHLILGGVMDRHPRLNVTLPHAGGALPILMGRIDAGWNVRPETRRLAQKPSSYLRRFNYDTVSHSGPVLDFLIKNIGIDRLVLGSDYCFDMGYEQPVTFLDRLELPPEQKNLILGGNAAQLLKI; encoded by the coding sequence ATGGATTGCACTTGCTGCATCTCGCCGAAGCGCCGTCGTCTGCTTGGAACCATGGCCGCGCTCGCGGGCGGCTTCGCTTCGGGCCTTCCGAACGCATCCGCCCGAGCCAATGCGACAGTCAAAGGCAAATCGATCGACATTCACGCGCACTATTACCCCGAAAGCTATTGCGAACTCGTCGGCAGCGACGGCGATAAATTCGGCGGCAAGTTCACCTGCGATGCGAGCACCTTCAGCTTTCAGACGCCTGCTGGCGGCCTCGGTCCGCTGCCGCTCAAATTCATCCGTATCGACGAACGGCTTGCCGATATGGACGCGTCCGGCGTCGACGTACAGGCGCTCTCGCTCAGCGTGCCGATGGCCTATTGGGCCGACCGCGCCTTCAACGCGAAGCTGGCAACGACATGGAACACGGCAGCATCCGCGGTGCACGTGCAGCATCCGACGCGCTTCGTCGTCCTCGCGACGCTGCCGATGCTGAACGCGCACGACGCCATCGACGAACTCGAACGTGCGTCCGAATTGCCGGGCGTAAGCGGCGTCTATATGGGCACGAACATCAACAACCGCGATCTCGACGATCCGTTGTTCGAGCCGGTCTTCGCGCGCATCGAACAACTCGATTTGCCGGTGTTCCTGCATCCGCAACAGACGGTCGGCGGCGCGCGGCTCACCGACTTCTACCTGAGCAATCTGCTCGGCAATCCATTCGATACCGCCATTGCCGGATCGCATTTGATTCTCGGTGGCGTCATGGACAGGCATCCGCGACTCAACGTCACCTTGCCGCACGCGGGCGGCGCGTTGCCTATCCTCATGGGCCGTATCGATGCGGGCTGGAACGTGCGGCCCGAAACGCGGAGGCTTGCGCAGAAGCCGAGCAGCTACCTGCGCCGCTTCAATTACGACACGGTGTCGCATTCCGGGCCGGTGCTCGATTTCCTGATAAAGAACATCGGCATAGACAGGCTCGTGCTCGGCAGCGACTACTGCTTCGATATGGGTTATGAACAGCCGGTGACGTTTCTGGACCGCCTCGAGCTGCCGCCCGAGCAGAAGAACCTGATCCTCGGCGGCAACGCGGCGCAATTGCTCAAGATATGA
- a CDS encoding VOC family protein, whose amino-acid sequence MPVTKLAHYSIRTTDLEQSCHFYERILGFKRGYRPPFDFPGAWLYKGGDEVDFGTVHIIGVDPNNPEGLTAYLGDKALPASGTGTVDHIAFLATGVEEMWQTLTSEGIAWRDRTVPSLGLHQVFIEDPSGVTIELNFPAEELSRLTHARPSSKQNPVSEGE is encoded by the coding sequence ATGCCTGTTACGAAACTTGCCCACTACTCGATCCGCACGACCGATCTCGAACAGTCGTGCCACTTCTATGAACGCATCCTCGGCTTCAAGCGCGGCTATCGTCCGCCCTTCGACTTTCCCGGCGCGTGGCTCTACAAAGGCGGCGACGAAGTGGACTTCGGCACGGTTCATATCATTGGCGTGGATCCGAACAATCCCGAAGGACTCACCGCATATCTCGGCGACAAGGCCTTGCCCGCGAGCGGAACGGGCACGGTCGATCACATTGCGTTTCTCGCGACGGGCGTCGAAGAGATGTGGCAGACGCTGACAAGCGAAGGCATCGCGTGGCGCGATCGCACGGTGCCAAGCCTCGGCTTGCATCAAGTGTTCATCGAAGATCCGTCGGGCGTGACTATCGAACTCAACTTCCCCGCCGAAGAACTGAGCCGCCTCACGCATGCACGACCGTCGAGCAAGCAAAACCCCGTCAGCGAAGGAGAATGA
- a CDS encoding DUF485 domain-containing protein — protein MDHSAPTYAMNAHVIAEEPPPHMANPLLDDPRFQALVQKRRAFSWMLTLLMLTVYFAFILTLAFAPALLGRPIVAGYPATWGIPVGFGMFVFTFGIVAVYVARANTFHDRAVNEIRQGARQ, from the coding sequence GTGGACCACAGCGCCCCAACCTATGCGATGAACGCGCACGTCATCGCCGAAGAACCGCCGCCGCACATGGCGAACCCATTGCTCGACGACCCGCGCTTTCAGGCGCTCGTGCAAAAACGCCGCGCCTTCTCGTGGATGCTCACGCTCCTCATGCTCACGGTGTACTTTGCCTTCATCCTCACGCTGGCATTCGCGCCCGCGTTGCTCGGCCGGCCGATTGTCGCCGGTTATCCCGCGACGTGGGGCATTCCAGTCGGCTTCGGCATGTTCGTCTTCACGTTCGGCATCGTGGCGGTGTATGTCGCGCGAGCCAACACTTTCCATGACCGCGCCGTGAACGAAATCCGGCAAGGAGCACGGCAATGA
- a CDS encoding FUSC family protein, with product MTLQADTGSAALPRWREELKTYWNDDGPRFRHIAKVALAMSLAMGVCMRLELRTPATAMVSCIIVMMHQQSGMVIARGFYRGLGMVCGSFAGLVLIALFPQQPWLFLIALAVWIGVCVFGASYYRNFQSYGFVLTGYGTAITAIPAWSNPYGVYDNVVFTVSEVVIGVVCASVVSAVIFPRSVTPALYAASRKNFTDLLNAMHAMLDRTATLTGFDTFLALIRERVEVESLRSGAVFEDPAIRLHNHVYLDLDRGFLDTVAWIHALHQLKLRVAAEADPRALAAVYDLIDALLAVVPNEADAQLVTLEAVETLMRDLDAFEDALPTRLGKLLQALADLSAHQRQFVSTTGAALFFSMADLRLMCRSYIDARTIGRLPWSQSVLQAIGRIGRTRATANRTAATIAGARAAVAVLAVGAAWIASGWVGGATAIVAVAITSALFALAPNPTVASWQIFGGCLGGWLAGFAFNFFVLPRIETFELLAASMAIVVMIGSYLNTFPKTAILGLGFSLYFCFIVGITNPTVYNPSAYLDTGFALLGGIAVAAVAFSVLVPRAGDWISAQYMKQIRGLIVHDARNGDLADLLYTFELSLRDFILQIASAPVDARVNRDRLIGWAFAALEIGRSMIQIRLDTEQLGATLPEGWAAEQDAWLAALASVFSNTTPEAAQNALIATRRALDMLPLGDNIATDTATLKRYRMRALLHFTELTLRDDSLALWQTKETPA from the coding sequence ATGACCCTGCAAGCCGATACCGGCAGCGCGGCCCTGCCTCGATGGCGGGAAGAGCTGAAGACATACTGGAACGACGACGGACCCCGCTTCAGGCATATCGCGAAAGTGGCGCTTGCCATGTCGCTTGCAATGGGCGTGTGCATGCGGCTCGAACTGCGCACGCCGGCCACCGCCATGGTCTCGTGCATCATCGTGATGATGCATCAGCAAAGCGGCATGGTGATCGCGCGTGGCTTCTATCGCGGGCTCGGCATGGTGTGCGGCAGCTTTGCGGGGCTCGTGCTCATCGCGCTGTTTCCGCAGCAGCCGTGGCTTTTTTTGATCGCGCTCGCGGTGTGGATCGGCGTGTGCGTGTTCGGCGCGTCCTACTACCGCAATTTTCAGTCGTATGGTTTCGTGCTGACAGGATACGGCACCGCCATCACGGCCATACCGGCGTGGTCCAATCCTTATGGCGTGTACGACAACGTCGTATTCACCGTGAGCGAGGTGGTGATCGGCGTGGTCTGCGCGAGCGTGGTCAGCGCGGTGATCTTTCCGCGCTCTGTCACGCCCGCGCTCTATGCGGCCAGCCGCAAGAACTTCACGGACTTGCTCAACGCCATGCACGCGATGCTCGACCGCACCGCGACGCTTACCGGTTTCGACACCTTCCTCGCGCTGATTCGCGAGCGTGTGGAAGTGGAAAGCCTGCGCAGCGGCGCCGTGTTCGAAGACCCGGCTATCCGTCTTCACAACCATGTCTATCTCGATCTCGACCGCGGTTTTCTCGATACCGTCGCGTGGATTCACGCGCTGCATCAACTGAAGTTACGTGTCGCCGCCGAAGCTGACCCGCGCGCTCTCGCGGCCGTCTACGATCTCATCGACGCGTTGCTCGCCGTCGTGCCGAACGAGGCCGACGCGCAACTCGTCACGCTCGAAGCGGTGGAAACGCTGATGCGCGATCTCGATGCCTTCGAGGATGCCTTGCCCACGCGCCTCGGCAAGCTGTTACAGGCGCTCGCGGATCTGTCGGCGCATCAGCGTCAGTTCGTATCGACGACGGGCGCGGCACTGTTCTTTTCGATGGCCGATCTGCGCCTGATGTGCCGAAGCTATATCGACGCGCGCACCATCGGCCGCTTGCCGTGGTCGCAGTCGGTGCTGCAGGCAATCGGCCGCATCGGCAGGACTCGGGCCACGGCTAATCGCACGGCCGCGACCATCGCCGGTGCGCGCGCCGCCGTCGCCGTGCTCGCGGTCGGCGCGGCGTGGATCGCCTCGGGCTGGGTCGGAGGCGCAACCGCCATCGTCGCGGTGGCGATCACGAGCGCGTTGTTCGCGCTTGCACCGAACCCGACGGTCGCGAGCTGGCAAATTTTCGGCGGCTGTCTTGGAGGATGGCTTGCAGGCTTCGCGTTTAATTTCTTCGTGCTGCCGCGCATCGAGACGTTCGAGTTGCTGGCGGCGTCGATGGCGATCGTGGTGATGATCGGCAGCTATCTGAACACGTTCCCGAAGACGGCGATTCTCGGGCTCGGCTTCAGCTTGTACTTCTGCTTCATCGTCGGCATTACGAACCCGACGGTCTATAACCCGAGCGCTTATCTCGACACCGGCTTCGCGCTGCTAGGCGGAATCGCGGTGGCGGCGGTCGCGTTCTCGGTGCTCGTTCCGCGCGCGGGCGACTGGATCTCCGCGCAGTACATGAAGCAGATTCGCGGGTTGATCGTGCATGACGCGCGCAATGGCGACCTCGCCGACCTGCTCTACACATTCGAACTGAGCTTGCGCGATTTCATCTTGCAGATTGCATCCGCGCCGGTCGACGCCCGCGTGAATCGTGACCGTCTGATCGGCTGGGCTTTTGCGGCGCTCGAGATCGGCCGCTCGATGATTCAGATTCGTCTCGACACCGAGCAACTCGGCGCGACCTTGCCGGAAGGCTGGGCGGCGGAACAGGACGCATGGCTTGCGGCGCTGGCGAGTGTGTTCTCGAACACGACACCCGAAGCCGCGCAGAACGCGCTCATAGCGACGCGCCGGGCGCTCGACATGCTGCCGCTCGGAGACAACATCGCGACCGATACGGCGACGCTCAAGCGGTATCGCATGCGCGCGTTGCTGCATTTCACCGAGCTGACCTTGCGCGATGACAGCCTCGCGTTATGGCAAACGAAGGAGACGCCGGCATGA
- the actP gene encoding cation/acetate symporter ActP, whose protein sequence is MCAVTAISADAAEVASASRSHNPIAIGMFLVFVASTLFITRWAARKNHSVSDHYAAGGKITAFQNGWAIAGDYMSAASLLGISALVFTSGYDGLIYSIGFLASWPIILFLIAEPLRNLGRYTLADVVSYRLQQRPIRAFAASSSIVIVLLYLVSQMVGAGKLVELLFGFDYTAAVVLVGVLMVVYVFFGGMLATTWIQIIKAALLLAGAAFMAFMVLSRFGFSMNALFAQAILAHPKHAAIMSPGGLVSDPVSAVSLGLALIFGTAGLPHILMRFFTVGDARAARKSILYATGIVGIGYALIIVIGFGTIALVATDPLYHSASGGVIGGVNMVALHLAHAVGGNVFLGFMCAVAFSTILAVVAGLTLAGSSAVSHDLYANVLRRGRATDREEMRVSRLTTLVLGVLAILLGIAFEKQNIAFIVSLTFSIAASSNFPVLLLSIYWRGLTTRGAVIGGSLGLISAITLTILSPTVWVQVLGHAHAIYPYEYPALFSMLVAFVSVVFFSITDHSARAVRERALYGNQLVDCELGMIKNG, encoded by the coding sequence ATGTGCGCTGTCACTGCGATCTCTGCCGATGCCGCCGAAGTCGCGTCGGCGTCGCGCTCGCATAATCCGATAGCGATCGGCATGTTCCTCGTTTTCGTCGCATCGACATTGTTCATCACGCGCTGGGCGGCAAGGAAGAACCACAGCGTGTCCGATCACTACGCTGCGGGCGGCAAGATCACCGCGTTCCAGAATGGCTGGGCGATAGCGGGCGATTACATGTCGGCCGCGTCGCTGCTAGGCATCTCCGCGCTGGTCTTCACGAGCGGCTACGACGGCCTCATCTATTCCATCGGCTTTCTCGCGAGCTGGCCGATCATCCTCTTTCTGATCGCCGAACCGTTGCGCAACCTCGGCCGTTATACGCTCGCCGACGTGGTGTCCTATCGCCTGCAACAACGGCCGATTCGTGCGTTCGCCGCGTCGAGCTCCATCGTGATCGTGCTGCTATACCTCGTCTCGCAGATGGTCGGCGCGGGCAAACTCGTCGAATTGCTGTTCGGCTTCGACTACACGGCGGCGGTCGTGCTGGTCGGCGTGCTGATGGTGGTGTACGTGTTCTTCGGCGGCATGCTCGCCACCACATGGATTCAGATCATCAAGGCAGCGCTTCTGCTGGCGGGCGCGGCTTTCATGGCGTTCATGGTGTTGAGCCGCTTCGGCTTCAGCATGAACGCGCTCTTTGCACAGGCGATCCTCGCGCATCCGAAACACGCCGCGATCATGAGCCCTGGCGGTTTGGTATCCGATCCCGTCTCCGCCGTTTCGCTCGGCCTCGCGCTGATCTTCGGCACGGCCGGACTGCCGCATATCCTGATGCGCTTCTTCACGGTCGGCGACGCCCGCGCCGCGCGCAAGAGCATTCTGTACGCGACGGGCATCGTGGGAATCGGCTATGCGCTCATCATCGTCATCGGCTTCGGCACGATTGCGCTCGTAGCGACCGATCCGCTCTATCACAGCGCATCCGGCGGCGTGATCGGCGGCGTGAACATGGTGGCCCTGCATCTGGCGCATGCGGTGGGCGGCAACGTGTTCCTCGGCTTCATGTGCGCGGTCGCGTTCTCGACGATCCTGGCCGTGGTCGCGGGCCTGACGCTCGCCGGTTCCTCGGCGGTATCGCACGACCTGTATGCGAACGTGCTGCGCCGCGGACGCGCGACGGACCGCGAGGAAATGCGCGTGTCGCGGCTCACCACGCTCGTGCTCGGCGTGCTGGCCATCTTGCTTGGCATTGCGTTCGAGAAGCAGAACATCGCGTTTATCGTGAGTCTCACGTTCTCGATCGCGGCAAGCTCCAATTTTCCGGTGCTGTTGCTGTCGATCTACTGGCGCGGCCTCACCACGCGCGGCGCGGTGATAGGCGGTTCGCTCGGTCTGATCTCCGCCATCACGCTCACCATCCTGAGCCCGACCGTCTGGGTCCAGGTGCTTGGTCACGCGCACGCCATCTATCCGTACGAATATCCCGCGCTCTTTTCCATGCTCGTCGCCTTCGTGAGCGTGGTCTTCTTCTCGATCACCGATCACTCGGCGCGCGCCGTGCGCGAACGTGCGCTCTATGGCAATCAGCTCGTGGACTGCGAGCTCGGCATGATCAAAAACGGCTGA
- a CDS encoding TetR/AcrR family transcriptional regulator: MPRKARNSETPPKIEDVEQEKLVTRRLAPEVRERQIVLKAVDHFATHGFSGSTRELARQLDITQPLLYRYFPSKEALIDRVYEEVYQWDTSWENLIKDRDLPIQERMVRFYSAYSVVILRREWIRIFIFAGLTREGINSKYLTRLRERVFLPVMAEIRLAYGLSAPASARQREIDLELIWSLHASIFYLGVRKWIYGLPVTDDVEDHIARQVDAFLNGVPAALKHATKQPARIKPGAKA; the protein is encoded by the coding sequence ATGCCGAGAAAAGCGCGGAACAGCGAAACCCCGCCGAAGATCGAAGACGTCGAACAGGAAAAGCTCGTCACGCGCCGCTTGGCGCCGGAGGTCCGCGAACGGCAGATCGTGCTCAAGGCCGTCGATCATTTCGCCACGCATGGATTCTCCGGCAGCACGCGTGAACTCGCGCGTCAACTCGACATCACGCAGCCGCTTCTGTACCGCTACTTTCCGAGCAAGGAAGCGTTGATCGACCGCGTGTATGAAGAGGTCTATCAGTGGGACACGAGCTGGGAGAACCTCATCAAGGACCGCGACCTGCCCATTCAGGAACGCATGGTGCGGTTCTATTCGGCGTATTCGGTGGTGATCCTGCGGCGCGAGTGGATTCGCATCTTCATCTTCGCGGGACTGACGCGCGAAGGCATCAACTCGAAATATCTGACGCGTCTGCGTGAGCGCGTGTTTCTTCCGGTGATGGCGGAGATTCGTCTTGCTTATGGACTGTCCGCGCCCGCCAGCGCGCGTCAGCGGGAGATCGACCTCGAACTGATCTGGAGTCTGCACGCCAGCATTTTCTATCTCGGCGTGCGTAAGTGGATCTACGGTCTGCCCGTCACCGACGACGTTGAAGATCACATCGCGCGTCAGGTCGACGCCTTCTTGAACGGCGTGCCCGCCGCGCTCAAACACGCAACCAAGCAGCCCGCGCGCATCAAACCGGGCGCCAAAGCCTGA
- a CDS encoding FAD binding domain-containing protein has protein sequence MSMVQSSKRSRAIIVGGSLGGLFAANLLVRNGWNVDVFERVPDELAGRGAGIVTHPELFDALGAAGIQIDDGIGVKVRSRVTFAQDGAVLSERDLPQTLTAWGKMYHVLRAALPDVHYHAGVTVASVEDDGDRATVTLGDGAVLHADLVIAADGFKSAIRERLMPEVKLQYAGYIAWRGLVDEASLSRETRDALFDKFAFCLPPREQILGYPVAGQGNSTTPGERRYNFVWYRATSEDVQLPDLLTDASGKRWTGGIPPTLIRADVLADMEDAALTLLAPQFGEVVTRATQPLFQPIFDLEVPRMAIGRIALLGDAAFVARPHCGMGVTKAASDAMTLVKALKTHGDVQDALAGYSLERTQVGAAVVQHARHLGAYMQAQLKTEVDREMAERYRTPDAVMRETAVPARF, from the coding sequence ATGAGCATGGTCCAGAGTTCCAAACGATCCAGAGCGATCATCGTCGGCGGTTCGCTCGGCGGGCTTTTCGCAGCGAACCTGCTGGTGCGTAACGGTTGGAATGTAGACGTGTTCGAGCGCGTGCCGGATGAACTCGCCGGACGCGGCGCGGGCATCGTGACGCATCCCGAACTTTTCGATGCACTCGGCGCAGCCGGCATTCAAATCGACGATGGCATCGGCGTGAAGGTGCGTTCACGCGTGACCTTCGCGCAGGACGGCGCGGTGCTGTCCGAACGCGATCTGCCGCAAACGCTGACCGCGTGGGGCAAGATGTATCACGTGCTGCGCGCTGCGCTTCCCGACGTGCACTATCACGCTGGAGTAACGGTGGCATCGGTGGAAGATGACGGCGATCGTGCAACCGTCACGCTCGGCGACGGGGCGGTATTGCATGCCGATCTCGTCATCGCGGCGGATGGCTTCAAATCGGCTATTCGCGAGCGCTTGATGCCCGAAGTGAAGCTGCAATATGCCGGTTATATTGCGTGGCGCGGTCTTGTCGATGAAGCCTCGCTGTCGCGTGAAACTCGCGACGCGCTCTTCGACAAGTTCGCGTTTTGCCTGCCGCCGCGCGAGCAAATTCTCGGCTATCCCGTGGCCGGTCAAGGCAATAGCACGACGCCCGGCGAGCGCCGCTACAACTTCGTGTGGTATCGCGCAACGAGCGAAGATGTCCAGCTTCCCGATCTGCTGACCGATGCATCGGGCAAGCGCTGGACCGGCGGCATTCCGCCGACGCTCATTCGCGCCGACGTGCTCGCCGACATGGAAGACGCCGCGCTCACGCTGCTCGCACCGCAATTCGGCGAAGTCGTGACGCGCGCGACGCAACCGCTCTTTCAGCCTATCTTCGATCTCGAAGTGCCGCGCATGGCGATCGGCCGCATCGCGCTGCTGGGCGATGCCGCGTTCGTTGCGCGTCCGCATTGCGGAATGGGCGTGACCAAGGCAGCCAGCGACGCCATGACACTCGTCAAGGCACTGAAGACGCACGGCGATGTGCAAGACGCGCTTGCCGGCTACAGCCTCGAACGCACGCAAGTGGGCGCGGCTGTCGTGCAGCACGCGCGCCATCTCGGCGCATACATGCAGGCGCAGTTGAAGACGGAAGTCGATCGCGAGATGGCCGAGCGCTACCGCACGCCCGATGCCGTCATGCGCGAGACCGCCGTTCCCGCGCGGTTCTGA
- a CDS encoding helix-turn-helix domain-containing protein translates to MFNQTDISSTTAPRQKDSLGCLSTQLHKDLELRAGDFTFYRKCRREEKTSEVVTPASDRGFLIGVSLAAGHRRRIITGSRSALHEFRKDSVYIRNFEDDYRADLHGAFDFVLMEFSRSFIVNTGYERNGTTISGFSAPPGREDAIFGQLAQVLALTLDRSSETSALFLEQLGVTIGTHLVDRYGDATAKALKPGPRLSSIQEARAKEMLLAKTDDNVSLEAIASACNLSRSYFIRAFRETTQHTPHQWVLEQRIEHARMLLRKSTWSLAEIAIACGFSDQSHFSRTFSQLVGTPPGNWRRQAGN, encoded by the coding sequence ATGTTCAACCAGACAGATATTTCCAGCACCACGGCGCCGCGTCAGAAAGACTCGCTCGGCTGTCTTTCGACGCAGCTGCACAAGGACCTCGAACTGCGCGCGGGCGACTTCACGTTCTATCGCAAATGCAGGCGCGAGGAAAAGACGAGCGAAGTCGTCACGCCCGCGTCCGATCGCGGCTTTCTCATCGGTGTCTCGCTCGCGGCGGGACATCGCCGGCGCATCATCACGGGTAGCCGTTCGGCGCTGCACGAGTTCAGGAAGGACTCGGTCTATATCCGCAATTTCGAGGACGACTACCGCGCCGATCTGCACGGCGCGTTCGACTTCGTGCTGATGGAATTTTCGCGGTCGTTCATCGTGAACACGGGCTATGAGCGAAACGGCACGACCATTTCCGGCTTCTCGGCGCCGCCCGGACGCGAGGACGCCATCTTCGGCCAGCTCGCGCAGGTGCTCGCGCTGACGCTGGATCGTTCGTCCGAGACCAGTGCGCTTTTCCTCGAACAACTCGGCGTCACCATCGGCACGCATCTCGTGGATCGATACGGCGACGCGACCGCGAAAGCGCTCAAGCCGGGGCCGCGTCTTTCGAGTATTCAGGAAGCGCGCGCCAAGGAGATGCTGCTCGCCAAAACCGATGACAACGTATCGCTCGAAGCCATCGCGAGTGCATGCAACTTGTCGCGCAGCTACTTCATCCGCGCGTTTCGCGAGACCACGCAGCACACGCCGCATCAATGGGTGCTGGAGCAACGCATCGAACATGCGCGCATGCTGCTTCGCAAATCGACGTGGTCGCTTGCGGAGATCGCCATTGCATGCGGCTTCTCCGATCAAAGCCACTTCAGCCGCACGTTCTCGCAACTGGTCGGCACGCCGCCCGGAAACTGGCGCAGGCAAGCGGGCAATTGA
- a CDS encoding efflux transporter outer membrane subunit — translation MNTRRLSWVLSSSGCALLLSACITSGGIHPHESMIDPATLDAGAALRATQADAKWPADAWWRQWNDPQLDTLVQDATAGNPGLRAVAERIDAARFQAQIAGAAELPQVSANGSFERRRYARYTTPAPPGGTTVWSNNVEADLSYDLDLWGKNRAIREAALDNVQAVAADARFAEVELQTAVVRSYVQLSLQYALLDVYRDVQNEQQRTLDIATRRWHAGVGSGLEVSQAQTQLAMSTTRVQEAQQQLALSRIGIAGLAGKGPGYADALRRPGLALSVPVDLPATLPAELVGHRADVVAGRWRVLQADKGIDAAHADFYPDINLLATASLGSAATFGGFFNFVDSNGMGHGVGAAISLPIFDGGRRRGNYGVAVSSRDAAVDAYNQSVIGAMQRVATQVVTLRSLGEQQASIEDTLDSARKSFQLADTGYRSGITEFLNVLAAQNAQLQQEQSLATIRAKRLDAWALLMKELGGGFASSMPREATQGVADATRD, via the coding sequence ATGAACACGCGCCGCCTGTCGTGGGTCTTGTCGTCGAGCGGCTGCGCGCTGCTTCTTTCCGCCTGCATCACGAGCGGCGGCATCCACCCACACGAGTCGATGATCGACCCCGCCACGCTCGACGCCGGTGCCGCTCTGCGCGCGACCCAAGCCGATGCGAAATGGCCCGCCGACGCCTGGTGGCGTCAATGGAACGACCCGCAGCTGGATACGCTGGTGCAGGACGCGACAGCAGGCAATCCCGGGCTGCGCGCGGTGGCGGAGCGGATCGACGCGGCGCGTTTTCAGGCGCAGATCGCAGGCGCGGCCGAGTTGCCGCAAGTCAGCGCGAACGGCAGCTTCGAGCGCAGACGTTATGCCCGCTACACCACGCCCGCGCCGCCCGGCGGCACGACCGTGTGGAGCAACAATGTCGAGGCTGACCTTTCATACGATCTCGATCTGTGGGGCAAGAATCGCGCGATCCGCGAAGCCGCGCTCGACAACGTGCAAGCGGTGGCGGCCGACGCGCGCTTCGCCGAAGTCGAACTGCAGACGGCCGTGGTGCGCAGCTATGTGCAGTTGTCGCTGCAATACGCATTGCTCGATGTCTATCGCGACGTGCAGAACGAACAGCAGCGCACGCTCGATATCGCCACGCGCCGCTGGCATGCGGGCGTCGGCAGCGGTCTCGAAGTCAGTCAGGCGCAGACGCAACTTGCCATGAGCACGACACGCGTGCAGGAAGCGCAGCAACAACTCGCGCTTTCGCGCATCGGCATTGCGGGGCTGGCGGGCAAGGGGCCGGGTTATGCCGATGCCTTGCGCCGTCCCGGCCTCGCGCTGAGCGTGCCGGTCGATTTGCCGGCGACGCTGCCGGCCGAGCTCGTCGGGCATCGCGCGGACGTGGTGGCCGGGCGCTGGCGCGTGTTGCAAGCGGACAAGGGCATCGACGCGGCGCATGCGGATTTCTATCCGGACATCAACTTGCTGGCGACGGCATCGCTGGGATCGGCGGCGACTTTCGGCGGCTTCTTCAACTTCGTCGATAGCAACGGCATGGGCCACGGCGTGGGCGCGGCGATCTCGCTGCCGATCTTCGACGGCGGACGGCGGCGCGGCAACTACGGCGTCGCGGTGTCGTCGCGCGATGCCGCCGTCGACGCCTACAACCAGAGCGTGATCGGCGCAATGCAGCGCGTTGCCACGCAAGTCGTAACCTTGCGTTCGCTCGGCGAGCAGCAGGCGTCGATCGAGGACACGCTCGATTCGGCGCGCAAGTCGTTTCAGCTTGCCGACACGGGGTATCGCAGCGGCATCACCGAGTTTTTGAACGTGCTGGCCGCGCAGAATGCGCAGTTGCAGCAGGAACAAAGCCTCGCGACGATTCGGGCGAAACGTCTCGATGCCTGGGCGTTATTGATGAAGGAACTGGGCGGCGGCTTTGCATCGTCCATGCCGCGGGAAGCAACCCAAGGAGTCGCCGATGCCACGCGAGATTGA
- a CDS encoding DUF1656 domain-containing protein produces MPREIDVFSLLMPGLLPILAGCVLLFVVLDLVLARLGFYRFTWHASLFRVALFAAMFSGASLLSWR; encoded by the coding sequence ATGCCACGCGAGATTGACGTCTTCTCGCTTCTCATGCCCGGCTTGCTGCCGATACTTGCTGGCTGCGTGCTGCTGTTCGTCGTTCTCGATCTCGTGCTGGCGCGGCTCGGGTTTTATCGCTTTACGTGGCACGCGAGCCTCTTTCGCGTCGCGCTCTTCGCTGCGATGTTCAGCGGCGCTTCGCTGCTCTCATGGCGATGA